The genomic window CGGTCGCCCGCCGGCCCGGCGGCCAGCGCCGCCAGCTCGCGCGTGACGTCGCCGAAGGCCGCATCCCAGTCGCCCCAGCGGGGCTGTCGGAAGAGCCGGGCGGACGGATACCAAGGGCTGTCCGGGCGATGCATCAGCCATCGCCACTCGGCGGCGAACGGCAGGAGGATCCAGGTCGGCTTGTTGAGCGCGGCCGCCATGTGCGCGACCGCCGTGTCGCAGGCGATGACCATGTCGAGGTTCAGGATCGCCGCGGCCGTGTCCATCACGTCGTGGCAGTCTCGCCCCAGGTCGGTGATCGGGAATCGGCCGCCCAGCGTCTCGAGCTGGTCGGCGCCGTGGTGCCTCTGGAGGCTGAACAGCCGGACGCCCGGGATCGCGGCCAGCGGTTCGAACCGGGCCAGCGGGAAGGACCGCTGGTAGTCCTTCTTGTGGCCCGGGTTCCCCTGCCAGGCGATGCCGACCTTCAGGCCGGGATGGGCGGGGATCGCCCCGGCCCAGCGCGCCGCCCGCGCGGGGTCCACGGTGAAATACGGGAGCCTGTCGGCGAGCGTCGAGGACGCCGTGCCGAGGATGTAGGGGAGGCTCATCAGGGCCGCCTGGCAGACGATGTCCGGATCGTCGGGCGGGTGGTCATCCGGGTAGACCTTGGAGATTTCCGGGCAGCTCCTCGCCAGCTCGAAGAGGCTCGGCGGGCAGCAGAAGGCCACGCAGGCGTCGCGCTCCGCCACGAGCCGGATGAAGCGGAGGAACTGGATGGAGTCGCCGATGCCCTGCTCGGCGCGGATCAGGATGGTCTTGCCGGCCAGCGGCTGCCCCTCCCAGATCGGCAGCGGCAGGTTGGATCGCAGGTGCTCGTTGCAATTCCAGCGGGCCTCGTACGCCTCCCAGCCCCGGACGAAGTCGCCCTTCTGGAGCAGTGCATACGCCCGGTTCATGCGGACGTCGGCGTTGTCCGGGTCGAGCTCGCAGGCCCTGTCGAACATCGCGAGAGCCTCGTCGATCCGGTTCTGGCCCTGGAGGACCAGGCCCAGGTTGTCGTGGGCGCCCACGTAGCGGGGGTTCAGCTCGATCGCGCGGTGGTAGCAGGCCTCGGCCTCCGGGAAGAGGCCCCGCATCTGGAGGGCGTTCCCGAGGTTGTTGTGGGCCTCCTCGTAGCGGGGGTCGAGGTACAGCGCCTCGCGGAGGTACGTCTCGGCCTCGACCGAGCGCCGGAGCGCCAGCAAGGTCACACCCAGGTTGTTCCAGCTCTCGGCGTTGTACGGGTGGAGCGCCAGCGCCATCCGGTAGTGCTCCATGGACTCGTCGAGCTTCCGCTGGAGCTGGCACGCGACGGCGAGGACGAACCAGGCGCGCGGCACCCAGGGGTTGTCCTTGACGACCAGCCGCGAGGCGTGCTCCGCCTGCGGGTAGTCCCCCACGCGAAGGAAGTTCTCGGCGACGGCCAGCGAGCTCTGCGCGATCATCGAACAGCCTCCAGCGAAGATCCAGGTCCGGGTCAGCCGGCCTTGCTCAGCCCGAATTCGCGCCCCAGCGCGGACGCCAGCCGACGGAACAACTCGTCCCAATCGCCGAGCTTCCGCTGGCGAAAGAGTCGCATGGTCGGATACCAGGGCGAGTCGTCGCGGTCCGCCATCCATCGCCAATCGCAGACCGCCGGCAGGACGGTCCAGACGGGGACGCCGAGCGCGCCGGCGAGGTGGGCCGGCGAGCTGTCGGCGGAGATGACGAGGTCCATGCTCCTCATCGCGGCGGCCGTGTCCACGAAGTCGTGCAGCCTGCCTCCGAGCGACGTGATGTCGAACCGGCCCTCGACGTCCCGGAGCTGGTCGAGGCCGTGGTTCTTCTGGAGGGCGAAGAGCCTCACCCCCGGCAGCCGGGCGACGTGCTCGAGGCAGGCGAGGGGGAAGGACCGCTCGCCGTCACGCGTGTGGGTCGGATTCCCCTGCCAGACGACGCCGACCTTGAGCCCGACGACGGCCGCCATCTCTTCCCGCCAGGCGGCCACGCGGCCCGGGTCCGCGGCGAGATAGGGGACATCCGCGGGGATCGCGTCGAAGGTGGTTCCGAGGATTCGCGCCAGGCTCATGACCGGCGCGAAGCAGTCGCAGTCCGGGTACGGGCCGCCGATGTCCACGGTCTCGTCCACGCCCGGCGCCGTCTCCAGGATCCGGGCCAGGGCCGGCGGGCAGGCCACGACGACGCGGGCGCCCCGCCTCTTCGCCTCGGCGGCGTAGCGGATGAAGTGGATCGTGTCGCCGAAACCCTGCTCGGCCGAGATGAGGAGCGTCCGGCCGCCGAGCGGGCTCCCGTCCCACTCCGGGCGGCCGAGGCGATGGGCCGGGAGGCATTCGCCCCGGAATCGCCACTCGAGCTCGGCGAACCCCGCCGGGAAGTCGCCCTTCTGGATCAGAAGGAGCCCCCTCGAGGTGTGCAGGATGATGTGGCCCGGATCCAGCCGGAGCGCGGCGTCGACATGCTCGAGCGCCTCGTCGAGCCGGCCGAGGGCGCGCACGGCGTTGCCCAGGTTCTTGAGGGCCTCGACGAACCTCGGCCGGATGGCGAGGCTCCGCCGATAGGCCATGACGGCCTCGGCGAATCGGCCCTGGTCCTGGAGGACGTTGCCGAGGTTGTTGAACGCTTCGGCGTACTGGCCGTCCAGCCGGATCGCCTCGCGGAAGAGGCGCTCCGCCGCGGGGAAATCCCGGCGGGCCTCGACGAGGAGGCCGAGGTTGTTGTGCGCCTCGGCGAGGCTCGGGTCGAGCGTGATGGCCCGCTCGTAGTGCTCCGCCGCGGCGGGCGAGTCGTTCCGGCCCTGGCAGATGACCCCGAGCAGGAACCAGGCGTCGGCGCAGTACGGCTCCGCGTCGAGGAGCCGCTGGAGGATGCCCCGGGCCCGCTCCCGATCGCCGGCCTGGAGGCTGGTGGCGGCGGCCCTCAACGACAGTTCGCGAGCGTTCCCCGGCCGGGCCGCAACGCCCGCGCCGCTGCTCCGGTCTTCCATGACCCCACCTCGGCATTCCTTGGTCGGACGACGTGACCGGCTCGGACTCCGCCGGCCGGAGCCGAGATCCTGCCCTTGCCCGTGGAATCCGTCAAGGCGGAAGGCCGATGAGGCCACCGCCCGCCACCCGGGAGTGTGCGCATCGCGGTGTCGAAGGAACGCCTGGATCGATTAGCCTCCGCCCGCCGAGCCTCCGGCTCGACCGGCCAGAGGATCGCGTCGCGGGCGGGGCCGAGGCATCGCGACGCGGCCGAGGAGGGACGGCCGTTGAACGCTCTTGCCCGTCGGCATCGTGGCGTCGTCCTCTAATGCTCCCGGAAGTTCTCATATTGCCCCCGCGACGCGTCCCAGACGTAGACCGTCCAGAGGTAGCTTCGGAATGCGATCTGGCAGTTCTTCCGCAGGAACAGCTCGATGCGAGCGGCCGGGTACTCCCACCGGATGTTCTTGCCTCGGGTGCGGAACTTCTCGCGATTGACCACCACCCATAGGCGGTCATGCCGACGGCACGCCTCGATGAGGTCGTCGAGCGAGGCGATGACCTCGGCGCCCCCGTTGCGATCGATGAGGCGGCCCTTCGACAGCATCACGAAGTCCTGGAGCAGGGGCACGGTCAGGTCGTAATCGACGCGCCCCGCCTCGAGGTAGGCGGCATGCGGGTGGGGCTCGTTCGCCGCGATGGCGTCGCCGGGCCGGAGCTGTCCGCGGACGAACCGGAAGGCGCCCGTCGAGTCGTTCAGGATCTTGCAGTCGTAGGAATCGACGATCCGCCAGGGCGACCAGGCCAGCAGGAACGCGACGAAGATCGGCGAGGCGAGGACCGCGGCGACGCCGGCGGGATCCGCCTCCCCCCGGACCCGAGTCCATGCGGCGATCCGCTCCGCAAGCAGCGCCAGGCCGCAGACCGACACCAGCAGCCAGATCGTGATCATCCAGTACTGATAACGCAGGCTGACGTGGCTGATCATGAGATTGGTCAGCAGCGTGCCGGTGAGCATGAAGAACAGCAGCGCCCAGACCACCCGGCCGCCGCGCACGACCAGCAGGGGGAGGGCGATGACCATCACCAGCGACGGGCCCACGTGGAGCCTCGAGTAGCCGAGGAAGAGCGAAACGAGGTTGTAGGGGTCCCAGAAATGGGGCTTGATGGCCGCCTCGACGTTCGGCGAGACGCCCTCGACGCGGGTCAGGCAGCGCGTCTGGAAGACGAGTAAGTCCAGGACGATGAAGCCAACGGCGATCGCCCCGGCGATCCCCAGCTTGATGTTGCACCTCCAGCCGGCGTCCCGCCCGAACCAGAGCAATCCCAGGAGCAGCTGGAACGCCATGATGGCCGTGATCTCCTGGCTGATCACGGCGAGGAAGAACGCGACGACGGTGAGGTAGCGATATCGCTGGCTAGGGCTCCACAGGAAGCCCTCGCAGAACCAGTAGACCGCGAGCAGCGCGAAGAACTGCTGCTGCTGGTAGAACCGGACCAGGTGCGCGGAGAAGATCGCGAACGGGTGCAGCGTGAACAGGAGCGTCGCGCCCAGCCCGATCCAAGGCCGGTGCAGGAGGCGGACGGCCATCCTGTAGACCAGGAGGGCCGTGGCCACCCCGAACGCAGCGCAGGGGAGCCTCATCGCCCAGATGTTCCCGCCGAATGCCCATACCGAGGCCCCCACGAGGTAGTGGTAGGCGGGGCTGCGCGTGTAGTAGACACCCTCCGGGA from Aquisphaera giovannonii includes these protein-coding regions:
- a CDS encoding tetratricopeptide repeat protein; its protein translation is MIAQSSLAVAENFLRVGDYPQAEHASRLVVKDNPWVPRAWFVLAVACQLQRKLDESMEHYRMALALHPYNAESWNNLGVTLLALRRSVEAETYLREALYLDPRYEEAHNNLGNALQMRGLFPEAEACYHRAIELNPRYVGAHDNLGLVLQGQNRIDEALAMFDRACELDPDNADVRMNRAYALLQKGDFVRGWEAYEARWNCNEHLRSNLPLPIWEGQPLAGKTILIRAEQGIGDSIQFLRFIRLVAERDACVAFCCPPSLFELARSCPEISKVYPDDHPPDDPDIVCQAALMSLPYILGTASSTLADRLPYFTVDPARAARWAGAIPAHPGLKVGIAWQGNPGHKKDYQRSFPLARFEPLAAIPGVRLFSLQRHHGADQLETLGGRFPITDLGRDCHDVMDTAAAILNLDMVIACDTAVAHMAAALNKPTWILLPFAAEWRWLMHRPDSPWYPSARLFRQPRWGDWDAAFGDVTRELAALAAGPAGDRAAAPSR
- a CDS encoding tetratricopeptide repeat protein, whose product is MEDRSSGAGVAARPGNARELSLRAAATSLQAGDRERARGILQRLLDAEPYCADAWFLLGVICQGRNDSPAAAEHYERAITLDPSLAEAHNNLGLLVEARRDFPAAERLFREAIRLDGQYAEAFNNLGNVLQDQGRFAEAVMAYRRSLAIRPRFVEALKNLGNAVRALGRLDEALEHVDAALRLDPGHIILHTSRGLLLIQKGDFPAGFAELEWRFRGECLPAHRLGRPEWDGSPLGGRTLLISAEQGFGDTIHFIRYAAEAKRRGARVVVACPPALARILETAPGVDETVDIGGPYPDCDCFAPVMSLARILGTTFDAIPADVPYLAADPGRVAAWREEMAAVVGLKVGVVWQGNPTHTRDGERSFPLACLEHVARLPGVRLFALQKNHGLDQLRDVEGRFDITSLGGRLHDFVDTAAAMRSMDLVISADSSPAHLAGALGVPVWTVLPAVCDWRWMADRDDSPWYPTMRLFRQRKLGDWDELFRRLASALGREFGLSKAG